From one Sulfurimonas sp. HSL-3221 genomic stretch:
- a CDS encoding class II SORL domain-containing protein — protein MPTINRYVDIDTVEREAKKDYIDRHSPFIHCDATAKKGEKFPVTVKMGNEYTHPDDPDHFIESIRLFNGETLLGEASFTSGMLGGQDMKGHAEVTFNIIPSKKMKLVAQAYCTKHGLWENEPVDVAVED, from the coding sequence ATGCCAACTATCAACCGCTATGTCGACATCGACACTGTCGAGCGCGAAGCAAAAAAAGACTACATCGACCGCCACTCTCCGTTCATCCACTGTGACGCAACGGCGAAAAAAGGTGAAAAATTCCCGGTAACGGTCAAAATGGGTAACGAGTACACTCACCCGGACGATCCGGACCACTTCATCGAGAGCATCCGCCTCTTCAACGGCGAAACACTCCTCGGTGAAGCTTCTTTCACTTCCGGCATGCTCGGCGGACAGGATATGAAAGGTCACGCAGAAGTGACTTTCAACATCATCCCGAGCAAAAAGATGAAGCTGGTTGCGCAGGCTTACTGTACGAAACACGGTCTCTGGGAAAACGAGCCCGTCGACGTCGCAGTCGAAGACTGA
- a CDS encoding J domain-containing protein has product MQERSWEEEQFIIWNSALGLRDFVMIDRVEGDEGSRVAWLEEPYEMVGPFDFDEFVSTGCISFAACVVMSRQKWNTDRTQLLQESMERRRKNQEKIFEDLARRNRHKRRHGSPFQQFNEREMRELLELPVDGELEAAQIKAAYRRRAKEAHPDVGGSHELFVQITEARNLLLEFIS; this is encoded by the coding sequence ATGCAAGAGCGTTCGTGGGAAGAGGAGCAATTCATCATCTGGAACAGCGCGCTCGGTCTGCGCGACTTTGTCATGATCGACCGGGTCGAAGGCGACGAAGGAAGCCGGGTCGCCTGGCTGGAAGAGCCCTACGAGATGGTCGGCCCCTTCGACTTCGACGAGTTCGTCTCCACCGGCTGCATCAGTTTCGCCGCCTGTGTCGTCATGTCCCGCCAGAAGTGGAACACGGACCGCACCCAGCTGCTGCAGGAGTCCATGGAGCGGCGCCGCAAAAACCAGGAGAAGATTTTCGAGGACCTGGCACGGCGCAACCGGCACAAGCGGCGCCACGGCTCACCTTTCCAGCAGTTCAACGAGCGGGAGATGCGCGAGCTCCTGGAACTGCCCGTCGACGGCGAGCTCGAAGCGGCACAGATCAAAGCCGCCTACCGCCGCCGTGCCAAAGAGGCGCACCCCGACGTCGGCGGCAGCCACGAGCTCTTTGTCCAGATCACGGAAGCGCGCAACCTCCTGCTCGAGTTCATCTCCTAA
- a CDS encoding HugZ family protein, producing MLDFLSAFRSTVIGTVDADGFPFSSYAPFIRDDHRCYVFISDIARHAANLRREGRASLFFIEDECNAANLFARKRVSLQCETRIIPRATERFDAVMSRFKETFNPELISGLMQMQDFNLYEFIPVAGEAVFGFGEAYTLGGEHMETLLPRRGGGHKKG from the coding sequence ATGCTCGATTTTCTCTCCGCCTTCCGAAGCACCGTTATCGGGACCGTCGACGCCGACGGTTTCCCCTTCTCCTCCTACGCCCCCTTTATCCGGGACGATCACCGCTGCTACGTCTTTATCAGCGACATCGCCCGCCATGCGGCCAACCTCCGCCGGGAGGGACGCGCTTCGCTCTTTTTTATCGAGGACGAATGTAATGCCGCGAACCTCTTTGCCCGCAAGCGGGTCTCGCTGCAGTGCGAAACGCGCATCATCCCCCGCGCCACCGAGCGCTTCGACGCCGTCATGTCCCGTTTCAAGGAGACTTTCAACCCCGAGCTGATCTCAGGCCTGATGCAGATGCAGGACTTCAACCTTTACGAATTCATCCCTGTCGCCGGGGAAGCCGTTTTCGGTTTCGGCGAGGCATATACCCTCGGCGGGGAGCATATGGAGACCCTCCTCCCCCGCCGCGGCGGCGGGCACAAAAAGGGGTGA
- a CDS encoding multidrug effflux MFS transporter — translation MKPQTHQPSFKEFVLLMSLMTAAAALAIDAVMPALSTIGTALQVQTDNDRQLIISLLFAGMALGQLLYGPLSDSFGRKRAIYVGFGLYITGSAIALLSPNLTVMLFGRFLQGLGAAGPRIVSVALIRDLYEGRMMARVMSFVMSIFIFVPAVAPALGEGLLYLWGWQAIFGLFIAVAAVTLVWFSLRQPETLPKERRIPLSPAHILTGVVETCKNRTALGYTVAMGFVFSVFMGYLSSAEQIFRDTYDAGELFALYFGIFALSIGLASYLNARLVMRYGMRPLSASALAALTLLSLLFFAYAYAHNGVPPFWSFMIYGLLTFFCFGLLFGNLNAMAMEPLGHIAGIGAAVVGSLSTFIALPIGVTIGRLYDGGILALVGGFALLGAAGLAVVRRTGRETMQRVPVPADD, via the coding sequence ATGAAACCGCAGACACACCAACCATCCTTTAAAGAGTTCGTCCTGTTGATGAGCCTGATGACCGCCGCGGCGGCCCTGGCCATCGACGCCGTCATGCCCGCGCTCAGCACCATCGGCACGGCCCTGCAGGTGCAGACGGACAACGACCGCCAGCTGATCATCTCCCTGCTGTTTGCCGGGATGGCCTTGGGGCAGCTGCTCTACGGCCCGCTGAGCGATAGCTTCGGCCGGAAGCGCGCCATCTACGTCGGGTTCGGCCTCTACATCACGGGTTCCGCCATCGCCCTGCTCAGTCCGAACCTGACCGTCATGCTCTTCGGCCGCTTTCTGCAGGGCCTCGGTGCCGCCGGACCGCGCATTGTCTCCGTGGCGCTGATCCGTGACCTCTACGAAGGGCGCATGATGGCACGGGTGATGTCCTTTGTCATGAGCATCTTCATCTTCGTTCCCGCCGTCGCCCCGGCGCTGGGCGAAGGGCTCCTCTACCTCTGGGGGTGGCAGGCGATCTTCGGACTCTTTATCGCCGTCGCCGCGGTGACGCTGGTCTGGTTCAGCCTGCGCCAGCCGGAGACCCTGCCGAAGGAGCGGCGCATCCCGCTCTCGCCCGCGCACATTCTCACCGGCGTCGTCGAAACCTGCAAGAACCGCACCGCGCTGGGGTATACCGTCGCCATGGGTTTTGTCTTCAGCGTCTTTATGGGCTATCTCAGCTCCGCCGAGCAGATCTTCCGCGACACCTACGACGCCGGGGAGCTCTTCGCCCTCTACTTTGGCATTTTTGCTCTCTCTATCGGCCTCGCCTCCTACCTCAATGCACGGCTGGTGATGCGCTATGGGATGCGTCCGCTCAGTGCCTCGGCGCTCGCGGCCCTCACCCTCCTCTCGCTCCTCTTTTTCGCCTATGCTTACGCCCATAACGGCGTGCCGCCGTTTTGGAGCTTTATGATTTACGGCCTGCTCACCTTCTTCTGCTTCGGCCTGCTCTTCGGTAACCTCAATGCCATGGCGATGGAGCCGCTGGGACACATTGCCGGTATCGGCGCCGCGGTTGTCGGTTCGCTCTCGACCTTCATCGCCCTGCCCATCGGCGTGACGATAGGCCGCCTCTACGACGGCGGTATCCTCGCCCTCGTCGGGGGCTTCGCCCTGCTCGGCGCCGCCGGGCTTGCCGTCGTGCGCCGCACCGGCCGCGAAACGATGCAGCGCGTCCCCGTTCCTGCGGACGACTGA
- a CDS encoding uracil-DNA glycosylase, giving the protein MKSYQNAALLQNLYRLKALGFDYCDPVIVNPRNVEGELPDDLASLQRIVANCHLCDLAKIRRQSMVGTGSGGADLMIIDAYVSMAQDESGDYFAGRSGASLESMITNVLGRPTASVYLTHAVKCKGAGTQKPTPSECSSCKPYWRKEIELLRPKVIVTLGPDAYRIVTDDSTPFEQVRGHKIDYDKGTLLVPLYHPQYLLRNPSLKKVTFFDLQNIKAAL; this is encoded by the coding sequence ATGAAATCGTACCAGAACGCTGCGCTACTGCAGAACCTTTACCGGCTCAAAGCCCTGGGTTTCGACTACTGCGACCCGGTCATCGTCAACCCGCGCAACGTTGAAGGGGAGCTCCCCGACGATCTTGCCTCCCTGCAGCGCATCGTCGCGAACTGCCACCTCTGCGACCTGGCCAAGATCCGCCGCCAGAGCATGGTCGGTACGGGCAGCGGCGGCGCGGACCTCATGATCATCGACGCCTACGTCTCCATGGCCCAGGACGAGAGCGGAGACTACTTCGCCGGCCGCTCCGGGGCCTCGCTGGAGAGCATGATCACCAACGTCCTCGGACGCCCTACGGCGTCGGTCTACCTGACCCATGCCGTCAAGTGCAAAGGGGCCGGGACCCAGAAGCCGACGCCATCGGAGTGCAGCAGCTGCAAGCCCTACTGGCGCAAAGAGATCGAACTGCTCCGCCCGAAGGTCATCGTCACCCTCGGGCCCGACGCCTACCGCATCGTCACCGACGACAGCACCCCTTTCGAACAGGTGCGCGGGCACAAGATCGACTATGACAAAGGCACGCTTCTCGTGCCGCTGTACCACCCGCAGTACCTGCTGCGCAACCCGTCGCTCAAAAAGGTGACGTTCTTTGACCTTCAAAATATCAAGGCTGCCCTGTGA
- a CDS encoding nitroreductase — MKTLDALLERKSVRAYLDKTVDHATVMAILEHAKHAPSGVNMQPWRVCIVSGSMKRRIETKVIQAFEAGEKARMDYRYYPPHWEEPYRSRRKETGLQMYRALGIGREDKAAQAEQWKANYRAFDAPVVLYFFIDAALEKGSWLDYGMFLQSVMIAATSLGLGSCPQAALAEYPYIVRDVLGIGSDKTLLCGMALGYEDKTAPINGYRTARVPLESFAAFYDA; from the coding sequence ATGAAAACACTTGACGCACTCCTGGAACGAAAATCAGTCAGGGCCTACCTCGACAAAACGGTGGACCACGCGACCGTCATGGCGATCCTCGAACATGCAAAGCATGCACCCTCCGGCGTCAACATGCAACCGTGGCGCGTCTGCATCGTCAGCGGCAGCATGAAAAGGCGGATCGAAACGAAGGTTATCCAGGCCTTCGAAGCGGGCGAAAAAGCCCGCATGGATTACCGCTACTACCCGCCGCACTGGGAGGAACCTTACCGGAGCCGGCGCAAAGAGACGGGCCTGCAGATGTACAGAGCCCTGGGGATAGGCAGAGAGGACAAAGCGGCCCAGGCCGAACAGTGGAAAGCCAACTACAGGGCCTTCGATGCCCCGGTCGTCCTCTACTTTTTTATCGATGCCGCGCTGGAAAAGGGTTCCTGGCTCGATTACGGCATGTTCCTGCAGTCCGTGATGATCGCGGCAACGTCCCTGGGGCTTGGGAGCTGCCCGCAGGCCGCCCTGGCCGAATACCCGTACATCGTACGCGATGTGCTGGGCATCGGCAGCGACAAGACCCTGCTGTGCGGCATGGCTCTGGGCTATGAGGACAAGACGGCCCCGATCAACGGCTATCGGACGGCGCGCGTCCCCTTGGAATCATTCGCCGCCTTCTACGATGCCTGA
- the glyS gene encoding glycine--tRNA ligase subunit beta, with product MLKTLLIEIGVEELPAVPLLGELANIEKKWAKVLEDNALMCEFEFYYTPRRLVLWHREFKTAQDDTTEELFGAPVAIAYKEGKATPAAEGFARKCGVSLDEVGRAEKGGKEVLYYKKEIKGQPSQALLEGMLSQWLKSLSFGKSMRWGALEESFIRPIRWVNVMMEGENVDMTLFNVKSAPVTYVHRMHSFEPQMVADEKQYFELLESGAVTLFADDRRKTILDAFEALEKEHGIAIEVDADLLDEVIAITEHPTPLLGSFDDTFLRLPPEVIITSMKEHQRYFPVFKDGKLVNQFVVVSNALTEDFSKVVEGNERVLRPRLADALFFYDNDLNKGLSTEGLEKVVFMDGLGTLRDKINREHDIADALFERYGDLVTAENSLSYEMNQELLQRAVELAKADLMSEMVYEFTELQGLMGYYYAQALGEADEVALAIKEQYLPEGEDSPVPSTRFSALVALAIKLDTLLGLFSVDQIPTGSRDPFGLRRAVNGIVRIALAHDLPFDIAATLRELGAKYEGIDFEKLESFFIERVNQYYKVNPSIVAAVLASGEREILSLDAKIKAVASFVESDSFSTMFSTFKRVANITKDFDVNGPLNIDLSRFEAVEEGALYKAFKAVVDAEYDSYEAELDALFGLKPQLDAFFDNVMVNAEDEAVRYNRKALVASVYKTLLGIADIKEISI from the coding sequence ATGCTGAAGACACTATTGATCGAGATCGGGGTAGAGGAGCTGCCGGCGGTACCGCTGCTGGGCGAGCTTGCAAACATCGAGAAGAAGTGGGCGAAAGTGCTCGAGGACAATGCGCTGATGTGCGAGTTCGAGTTCTACTACACGCCGCGCCGCCTCGTGCTGTGGCACCGCGAGTTCAAGACCGCCCAGGACGACACAACCGAGGAGCTTTTCGGAGCGCCGGTAGCCATCGCATACAAAGAGGGCAAAGCGACGCCGGCGGCGGAGGGGTTTGCCCGCAAATGCGGCGTCTCGCTGGACGAGGTCGGCCGCGCGGAAAAGGGCGGCAAAGAGGTCCTCTACTATAAAAAAGAGATCAAGGGGCAACCGTCCCAGGCGCTGCTCGAGGGAATGCTCTCCCAGTGGCTGAAAAGCCTCAGCTTCGGCAAATCCATGCGCTGGGGCGCGCTCGAAGAGAGCTTCATCCGCCCGATCCGCTGGGTCAACGTCATGATGGAGGGCGAGAACGTCGACATGACGCTTTTCAACGTCAAGAGCGCCCCGGTCACCTACGTGCACCGCATGCACAGCTTCGAGCCGCAGATGGTCGCGGACGAGAAGCAGTATTTCGAGCTGCTCGAATCGGGCGCGGTCACGCTCTTCGCCGACGACCGCCGCAAGACGATTCTCGACGCTTTTGAAGCCCTTGAAAAAGAGCACGGCATTGCCATCGAGGTAGATGCCGACCTGCTCGACGAGGTTATCGCCATCACGGAGCACCCGACGCCGCTGCTGGGCAGCTTCGACGATACCTTCCTGCGCCTGCCGCCGGAGGTCATCATCACCTCCATGAAGGAGCACCAGCGCTACTTCCCCGTTTTCAAGGACGGTAAGCTCGTCAACCAGTTCGTCGTCGTCTCCAACGCCCTGACAGAAGACTTCAGCAAAGTCGTCGAAGGCAACGAGCGGGTCCTGCGCCCGCGCCTGGCCGATGCGCTCTTCTTTTACGACAACGACCTCAACAAGGGGCTCAGCACCGAGGGGCTCGAGAAGGTCGTCTTTATGGACGGTCTGGGAACGCTGCGCGACAAGATCAACCGCGAGCATGACATCGCCGACGCCCTCTTTGAGCGCTACGGCGACCTCGTGACGGCGGAGAACAGCCTCTCCTACGAGATGAACCAGGAGCTGCTGCAGCGCGCCGTCGAACTGGCCAAGGCCGACCTGATGAGCGAAATGGTCTACGAGTTTACCGAGCTGCAGGGTCTGATGGGCTACTACTACGCGCAGGCCCTGGGCGAAGCGGACGAAGTCGCCCTCGCCATCAAAGAGCAGTACCTCCCCGAAGGCGAGGACTCCCCGGTACCTTCGACACGCTTCAGCGCCCTCGTGGCCCTCGCGATCAAGCTCGACACGCTTCTGGGACTCTTCAGCGTCGACCAGATTCCGACCGGCTCCCGCGACCCCTTCGGTCTGCGCCGCGCCGTCAACGGGATCGTCCGCATCGCCCTGGCACACGACCTGCCTTTCGACATCGCAGCGACCCTGCGCGAACTCGGCGCCAAATACGAGGGGATCGACTTCGAAAAGCTCGAATCCTTCTTTATCGAGCGGGTCAACCAGTACTACAAGGTCAACCCCTCCATCGTCGCGGCGGTTCTCGCCTCCGGCGAACGGGAGATCCTCTCCCTCGACGCGAAGATCAAGGCCGTCGCTAGCTTCGTGGAGTCCGACAGCTTCTCCACGATGTTCTCGACCTTCAAGCGCGTCGCGAACATCACCAAGGACTTCGATGTCAACGGACCGCTCAATATCGACCTCAGCCGTTTCGAGGCGGTGGAAGAGGGTGCGCTCTACAAAGCCTTCAAAGCCGTCGTCGACGCCGAGTACGACAGTTACGAAGCGGAGCTTGACGCGCTCTTCGGCCTGAAACCGCAGCTCGACGCTTTCTTTGACAACGTTATGGTCAATGCCGAGGACGAAGCCGTCCGCTACAACCGCAAAGCCCTCGTCGCCTCCGTCTACAAGACGCTGCTGGGCATCGCGGACATCAAAGAGATCTCGATCTAA
- a CDS encoding sensor domain-containing diguanylate cyclase: MKRQVPASRTSDYRSDTLAMEQMRVLYSHLPSSLAVSAMLALILVMLQAPVIAPGVRYGWLALLCAVLLSRVGLLFAWRRAGGTISPADADRWLLRFRFTLIVTGIVWGIGGVLLVPADSISHQVYVAFTLAGLSAGSATVLAIDRKSVVGFILPVLLSLIVPLVAADDTDSLGMGVMLSLFLLFLVISARQTGLRLEENFHLRVKAVQNEARLLRMLESSPIATRIADLVSNSVVFANSRYNALLELPAEEVIGIQPSRYYAHPEELSDIDAIVTKGEKVVDRLIELRSPGSSPWTKWVLASYFPMEYHGKPAVLGWFYDITDRKLEEDEVEHEAFHDMLTGLPNRLHFHNQIHKAIAGAERKGTDLALMFIDLDKFKPVNDRFGHDIGDMLLKAVAGRLVDCLRQTDIAARIGGDEFVVLLSDVGGEHNAVAIGEKIRHALAMPFKIVGQMINISSSIGVAIYPKDAAQEDELIKRADIAMYNAKAKGRNSVVTYKPGMQGEGD; the protein is encoded by the coding sequence ATGAAACGGCAGGTACCGGCCTCTCGAACAAGCGATTATCGGTCTGACACGTTGGCGATGGAACAGATGCGGGTGCTCTACTCCCATCTCCCCTCATCGCTTGCCGTCAGTGCCATGCTCGCATTGATCCTTGTCATGCTGCAGGCGCCCGTCATTGCACCCGGTGTACGGTATGGCTGGCTGGCGCTCCTGTGCGCTGTTCTGCTGAGCCGGGTGGGCCTGCTGTTCGCCTGGAGACGCGCGGGAGGCACCATTTCCCCGGCTGACGCCGATCGCTGGCTGCTGCGGTTTCGGTTCACGCTCATTGTCACCGGCATCGTCTGGGGGATCGGCGGCGTGCTGCTGGTCCCTGCCGACAGTATCTCCCATCAGGTCTATGTTGCATTCACCCTTGCCGGACTGAGTGCCGGCAGCGCCACAGTACTGGCCATTGACCGCAAATCCGTGGTCGGCTTTATCCTCCCCGTTCTCTTATCGCTGATTGTGCCGCTTGTAGCCGCGGATGATACTGATTCTCTGGGGATGGGTGTGATGCTCTCCTTGTTCCTGCTCTTTTTGGTCATCAGCGCCCGCCAAACCGGGCTTAGGCTCGAAGAAAATTTCCATCTGCGCGTCAAGGCCGTTCAAAATGAGGCCAGGCTGCTGCGAATGTTGGAGAGCAGCCCCATTGCGACGCGCATCGCGGATCTGGTCAGTAACAGCGTGGTGTTCGCCAACAGTCGTTACAACGCCCTGCTCGAACTGCCTGCGGAAGAGGTCATCGGTATACAACCCTCCCGCTACTACGCCCATCCGGAAGAGCTTTCCGATATTGATGCCATTGTCACCAAGGGGGAAAAAGTTGTCGACAGATTGATAGAACTCCGCTCACCCGGGTCGTCTCCGTGGACCAAATGGGTCCTGGCTTCCTACTTCCCGATGGAATATCACGGCAAACCGGCAGTGCTTGGATGGTTTTACGATATCACCGATCGCAAACTGGAGGAAGATGAAGTCGAGCACGAGGCCTTCCACGATATGTTGACCGGCCTGCCGAACCGTCTGCACTTCCACAACCAGATTCATAAAGCGATTGCTGGTGCCGAGCGCAAGGGTACCGACCTCGCCCTGATGTTTATCGATCTGGATAAGTTCAAACCCGTCAACGATCGATTCGGTCACGACATCGGCGATATGCTGCTCAAGGCGGTTGCCGGTCGCCTTGTCGACTGTCTGCGTCAAACCGATATCGCCGCGCGTATCGGCGGTGACGAATTTGTGGTGCTGCTTTCCGACGTCGGTGGCGAACACAACGCCGTTGCGATCGGAGAGAAGATCAGACATGCGCTGGCGATGCCGTTCAAGATCGTGGGGCAGATGATCAACATATCCTCAAGCATCGGGGTGGCCATCTATCCCAAGGATGCCGCACAGGAGGACGAGCTTATCAAGCGCGCGGACATCGCCATGTACAACGCCAAAGCCAAAGGGCGAAACAGTGTGGTAACCTATAAGCCGGGAATGCAGGGGGAAGGCGACTAA
- a CDS encoding phospholipase D-like domain-containing protein, with protein sequence MNFDWLHLLLFHTFVILGELMVIASLLHMVYQRRTPASMMAWMLAIVLLPYAAVPLYFVLGSRKRRSRYLKTAFDMRETEAAVTQANPIDGILRSNGIPGATSGNRLTMLFEGTEAYSALLEQIRAARESIWLSTYVLKHDAVTATLFEALIAKRREGIEVKLLIDALGSWPLYFWQFPLRALRSAGVEVCFFMPILRMPFRNYINLRNHRKIYLFDRTTVLTGGMNLSAEYIGPDVEPKRWEDLLFRIEGPAAYHYAEIFAADWAYASEAAPPAPGTPVHTDGDAYVQVVPSGPDVAGDALFEALLSAVYAARERIWIVTPYFVPDASLMQALTIANTKGVDVKLITPRDSNHLLADLARSSYMRELEEAGIHVALYEGPMLHAKAILFDNLGAMLGSVNIDNRSLLLNYEVVSFAYSERIISETESWMEKLLSRSTTVVHPAGRLRRLGENLMRLIAPQL encoded by the coding sequence ATGAATTTCGACTGGCTGCACCTGCTGCTCTTTCACACCTTTGTCATCCTCGGCGAACTGATGGTCATCGCCTCGCTGCTGCATATGGTCTACCAGCGGCGCACCCCGGCAAGCATGATGGCCTGGATGCTCGCCATCGTGCTGCTGCCCTATGCAGCCGTTCCCCTCTACTTCGTCCTGGGGTCGCGCAAACGCCGATCGCGCTACCTCAAGACGGCCTTCGACATGCGCGAGACCGAGGCCGCCGTTACCCAGGCCAACCCCATCGACGGCATCCTGCGCAGTAACGGCATCCCCGGGGCGACTTCCGGTAACCGTTTGACCATGCTCTTCGAGGGGACGGAGGCCTACAGCGCCCTCCTGGAGCAGATCCGTGCGGCGCGGGAGAGCATCTGGCTGAGCACCTACGTTCTCAAGCATGACGCGGTGACGGCGACGCTTTTCGAAGCGCTCATCGCCAAACGGCGCGAGGGCATCGAGGTGAAGCTCCTCATCGACGCCCTGGGCTCCTGGCCGCTCTACTTTTGGCAGTTTCCCCTTCGTGCCCTGCGCAGCGCCGGGGTGGAGGTCTGCTTCTTCATGCCGATCCTGCGGATGCCGTTTCGCAACTACATCAACCTCCGCAACCACCGCAAGATCTATCTTTTCGACCGCACCACGGTGCTGACCGGCGGCATGAACCTCTCCGCCGAATACATAGGCCCCGATGTCGAACCGAAACGGTGGGAGGACCTGCTCTTTCGCATCGAAGGGCCGGCGGCCTACCACTACGCGGAGATCTTCGCCGCCGACTGGGCCTACGCCTCGGAAGCGGCGCCCCCCGCGCCGGGCACCCCCGTCCATACCGACGGCGATGCCTACGTGCAGGTCGTTCCCTCCGGCCCCGATGTGGCGGGCGACGCCCTCTTCGAGGCGCTTCTGAGCGCCGTCTACGCCGCCCGCGAACGCATCTGGATCGTCACGCCTTATTTCGTCCCCGACGCTTCGCTGATGCAGGCGCTCACCATCGCCAACACCAAGGGCGTCGACGTCAAGCTCATCACCCCGCGGGACTCCAATCACCTTCTCGCCGATCTCGCCCGCAGCAGCTACATGCGCGAGCTCGAAGAGGCCGGCATCCACGTCGCCCTTTACGAGGGGCCGATGCTCCATGCGAAGGCGATCCTTTTCGACAATCTCGGCGCCATGCTGGGATCGGTCAATATCGACAACCGCAGCCTGCTGCTCAACTACGAAGTCGTCAGTTTCGCCTACTCCGAACGCATCATCAGCGAGACCGAATCATGGATGGAAAAACTGCTCTCCCGCTCGACGACAGTGGTGCACCCGGCGGGGCGTCTGCGGCGGCTCGGGGAGAACCTGATGCGCCTTATCGCACCGCAGCTGTAG
- a CDS encoding DUF4188 domain-containing protein → MTARPEEEFVVFLIGMRINKPWKVHKWLPVALAMPRMLKELQADPELGLLHYEQWFGRTIILVQYWKSFEHLEQFAGLKDGEHPPAWAQFNKRVGSSGDVGIWHETYVVRPGQYENIYHNMPQFGLAKAFGFVEAEGRHTTARGRLEGEK, encoded by the coding sequence ATGACTGCCAGACCCGAAGAGGAGTTCGTCGTCTTCCTGATCGGGATGCGCATCAACAAACCGTGGAAAGTCCACAAGTGGCTGCCCGTCGCGCTGGCGATGCCGCGGATGCTCAAAGAGCTGCAGGCGGACCCGGAGCTGGGACTGCTGCATTACGAGCAGTGGTTTGGGCGCACAATCATCCTGGTACAGTACTGGAAGTCTTTCGAACACCTGGAGCAGTTCGCGGGGCTCAAAGACGGGGAGCACCCGCCCGCATGGGCGCAGTTCAACAAGCGCGTGGGTTCAAGCGGCGACGTGGGCATCTGGCACGAGACCTATGTCGTTCGGCCGGGACAGTATGAAAACATTTATCACAATATGCCGCAGTTCGGGCTGGCGAAGGCGTTCGGTTTTGTCGAAGCGGAGGGCCGCCATACGACGGCCAGGGGGCGCCTGGAGGGCGAGAAGTAG
- a CDS encoding GNAT family N-acetyltransferase — protein MRWQWSLFETLSPWEILEIMKLRQAVFVVEQACAYQDADDLDPFSWHLTGWEEDSKGKRLVAYLRVVFPGRKFEEPSIGRVITPLALRGRGLGSALIHEAIERIPSLFQKESIRISAQQRLEPFYAAFGFETVSTPYDEDGIPHVEMLRMPQNDN, from the coding sequence ATGCGATGGCAATGGTCACTGTTTGAAACACTCTCCCCCTGGGAAATTCTGGAGATTATGAAACTCCGGCAGGCCGTCTTTGTCGTGGAGCAGGCATGCGCCTACCAGGATGCAGACGATCTTGATCCGTTTTCGTGGCACCTTACGGGGTGGGAAGAGGATTCGAAGGGAAAGCGGCTCGTCGCCTATCTGCGCGTCGTCTTCCCGGGCAGGAAGTTTGAAGAACCCTCCATTGGGCGCGTCATCACCCCATTGGCGCTGCGCGGCAGAGGCCTGGGCAGCGCGCTCATCCATGAAGCGATAGAACGTATCCCTTCTCTTTTCCAGAAGGAGTCCATTCGCATCTCCGCGCAGCAGCGTTTAGAGCCCTTTTATGCCGCTTTCGGCTTTGAAACGGTCTCCACCCCCTACGATGAGGACGGCATCCCCCACGTCGAAATGCTCAGAATGCCCCAGAACGACAACTGA